The Candidatus Hinthialibacter antarcticus genome window below encodes:
- a CDS encoding Gfo/Idh/MocA family oxidoreductase has product MTDRPTILTRRNFVAKSAASAASIAAFSALKSKDARAATPIKVGVIGCGGRGKGAIEDAIRAHDGVKITAIADLFPRKIKQTQERLAKFDQSIDEANCFTGWDGYKHVIASDVDYIILATPPVFRPMMLNAVIDAGKHCFMEKPAAIDAPGIRSILDAYEKAKAKKINIAAGTQRRHNAGYIETIDRIHDGAIGDIMAFYVYWCGGPIGFSEKTDDITEMEYHIRNWYHYQWLSGDHIVEQHVHNLDVALWTMGEGSHPAKAAAIGGRSWQERGDIWDHHAVDFEFENGIRISSYCEQQPGEFSRVHEIVRGTKGQSNCSNWINADGKNWTFDKDATKDYVQEHADLIAAITGGGYINEARNVAYSTMTAIMGRMAGYEAREVTWDEALKSNQTLGLHAKYEDYKLGPVPTRPIQIPGGKPYDKNDGWVPDPGA; this is encoded by the coding sequence ATGACTGACAGACCGACCATTTTAACCCGGCGCAATTTTGTCGCCAAAAGCGCGGCCAGCGCCGCGTCAATTGCAGCCTTTTCAGCGCTAAAATCAAAAGACGCGCGCGCTGCAACTCCGATTAAAGTCGGCGTCATCGGCTGCGGAGGCCGCGGCAAAGGCGCTATCGAAGATGCGATCCGCGCACACGACGGCGTCAAGATCACTGCCATCGCGGACCTGTTCCCGCGCAAGATCAAACAAACCCAGGAGCGTCTCGCCAAGTTTGACCAGTCGATTGATGAGGCCAACTGCTTCACCGGCTGGGACGGCTATAAGCACGTCATCGCCAGCGATGTTGATTACATCATTCTGGCCACGCCGCCGGTGTTTCGCCCGATGATGTTGAACGCGGTCATCGACGCGGGCAAGCACTGCTTCATGGAAAAACCCGCCGCCATCGACGCCCCCGGCATCCGTAGTATTCTCGACGCATACGAAAAAGCCAAAGCGAAAAAAATCAACATCGCGGCGGGAACCCAGCGACGCCACAACGCCGGATACATCGAAACCATCGACCGTATCCACGATGGCGCCATTGGCGACATCATGGCGTTTTACGTCTACTGGTGCGGCGGGCCCATCGGTTTTAGCGAAAAGACTGACGATATCACCGAGATGGAATATCACATCCGCAACTGGTATCACTATCAGTGGCTCTCCGGCGACCACATCGTTGAGCAACACGTTCACAACCTCGACGTGGCGCTGTGGACAATGGGCGAAGGTTCGCACCCCGCCAAAGCAGCCGCAATCGGCGGTCGCTCGTGGCAGGAACGCGGCGACATCTGGGACCACCACGCCGTTGATTTTGAATTTGAAAATGGAATTCGCATCAGCAGTTACTGCGAACAACAACCAGGCGAGTTCAGCCGCGTGCATGAAATCGTGCGCGGGACCAAAGGGCAATCCAATTGCAGCAACTGGATCAACGCCGACGGCAAAAACTGGACGTTTGACAAAGACGCAACCAAAGATTACGTCCAGGAACACGCCGACCTGATCGCCGCGATCACTGGCGGCGGCTACATCAACGAAGCGAGAAACGTCGCCTATTCGACCATGACCGCCATCATGGGGCGCATGGCGGGCTACGAAGCGCGTGAAGTCACTTGGGACGAAGCGCTCAAATCAAACCAGACCCTCGGGCTGCACGCTAAGTATGAAGACTACAAACTCGGCCCCGTGCCGACGCGTCCGATACAGATTCCCGGCGGCAAACCGTATGACAAAAACGACGGCTGGGTGCCAGACCCGGGCGCATAA
- a CDS encoding rhodanese-like domain-containing protein, producing MGLLDWLFGKSQKTTLPELDDAPPEAQQEYSSPEISPPEVKQKLDAGESVILLDVRQPEELDICRIEGAMHIPMMDVHERYKEISDEPNAEIIVFCHHGSRSMQVMHQLWGLGYQNAKNMSGGIHAWSLDVDPKVPRY from the coding sequence ATGGGTCTATTGGATTGGTTGTTTGGAAAAAGCCAGAAAACGACGCTGCCCGAGTTGGATGACGCGCCGCCTGAAGCGCAGCAAGAATACTCGTCGCCGGAAATTTCACCGCCGGAAGTCAAACAAAAACTTGATGCGGGCGAGTCGGTCATTCTGCTTGACGTTCGCCAGCCGGAAGAATTAGACATTTGCCGCATCGAAGGCGCCATGCACATTCCCATGATGGATGTGCACGAGCGCTATAAGGAAATTTCCGACGAGCCCAATGCGGAGATCATCGTCTTTTGCCATCACGGTTCGCGCAGTATGCAGGTGATGCATCAGTTGTGGGGGCTTGGCTATCAAAACGCCAAGAACATGTCGGGCGGAATCCACGCCTGGTCGCTCGACGTTGACCCCAAAGTGCCAAGGTATTAA
- a CDS encoding response regulator yields MMNALASEKDNDREVIRKLLRGKNVLIVDDDTDYAEALDEVFSMQGCYVTRSCDPVSAMGCALTSNFDLMIVDKNMPGIDGIEFAEKIHEVKPSSKIVMITAYPNEETRKKSLEAGIRFFLSKPFRKNDLLDVVSFLFLQNPKNGTTITA; encoded by the coding sequence ATGATGAATGCTCTTGCCAGTGAAAAAGACAACGACCGGGAGGTCATACGTAAATTGTTACGGGGAAAAAACGTACTCATTGTTGACGACGATACCGACTACGCAGAAGCGCTCGACGAAGTTTTTAGTATGCAGGGATGTTATGTGACCCGGTCATGCGACCCCGTCTCCGCGATGGGATGCGCTCTCACCAGCAATTTTGACCTGATGATCGTTGACAAAAACATGCCGGGCATCGACGGCATCGAGTTCGCTGAAAAGATTCACGAAGTCAAACCCTCAAGCAAGATCGTCATGATTACCGCGTACCCCAACGAAGAAACCCGCAAGAAAAGCCTCGAAGCCGGCATCCGGTTTTTTCTCTCAAAACCATTTCGCAAAAACGACCTACTCGACGTCGTCTCATTTCTCTTCCTTCAAAACCCCAAAAACGGAACCACCATCACCGCGTAA
- a CDS encoding sigma-54 dependent transcriptional regulator, with protein MSRTILIIDDDQESREVVRDALDGRGFHFLEAESGEKAIELASSNDVDVATVDVMLPGTDGLQTLRKIKELKPETQVIMLTGLNEVDSAVEAMRLGALDYLTKPMRLKELRVVIDRAIELKKVAEERDEWRRQAARLSGRLLGRSPAMQRIFHMIEQVAPTSSTALITGETGTGKDQVAREIHEQSRRNNKPLIKVDCGSLPESLLESELFGHVKGSFTGAIKDRKGRFEMADGGTIFLDEIGEMSASAQQRLLRILQDSELERVGSSTTLHVDVRVIAATNRELQQRILEKKFREDLYYRLRVVQIQIPPLRERHNDIPILAQSFLKRYCQETGKPLAEFSDDCMQVLFSYPWPGNVRELQHAIEHAVIFAKGATVEPRDMPPEITSGQTPIFAARMEASSNDGKNILIPLGMPLEDAELEIIRQTLENVGGNKEEAARVLGLSRSSLYRRLPKLRELEESALEK; from the coding sequence AAGCCATTGAACTCGCTTCAAGCAACGATGTAGACGTTGCCACAGTCGATGTCATGCTTCCTGGAACCGACGGGCTGCAAACCCTGCGCAAAATCAAAGAACTGAAGCCGGAAACCCAGGTCATCATGCTGACCGGGCTGAACGAAGTTGATAGCGCAGTAGAAGCGATGCGCTTGGGCGCGTTAGATTATCTGACCAAACCCATGCGCCTCAAAGAACTGCGTGTGGTCATCGACCGCGCCATTGAGTTGAAGAAAGTCGCTGAAGAACGCGACGAGTGGCGCCGCCAGGCCGCGCGCCTTTCGGGACGCCTGTTGGGGCGTTCGCCTGCCATGCAACGCATTTTTCACATGATTGAACAGGTTGCTCCGACTTCGAGCACCGCGCTCATCACCGGCGAAACCGGTACAGGAAAAGACCAGGTGGCCCGCGAGATTCACGAACAAAGCCGCCGCAACAATAAACCATTAATTAAAGTTGACTGCGGCTCCTTACCTGAATCGTTGTTGGAATCAGAATTGTTCGGCCACGTCAAAGGATCATTCACCGGGGCGATCAAAGACCGCAAAGGCCGCTTTGAAATGGCCGACGGCGGCACCATCTTCTTAGACGAAATCGGCGAGATGTCGGCCAGCGCCCAGCAGCGCTTGTTGCGCATCCTACAGGATTCTGAACTGGAGCGGGTCGGCAGCAGCACCACGCTTCATGTGGATGTTCGGGTCATCGCCGCCACCAACCGTGAACTACAACAACGAATTTTGGAAAAGAAGTTTCGCGAAGACTTATATTATCGTCTACGGGTGGTCCAGATTCAAATCCCACCGCTGAGAGAACGTCACAATGATATCCCGATTCTGGCACAGTCGTTCCTGAAACGGTACTGTCAGGAGACCGGAAAACCGCTGGCTGAATTCTCAGACGACTGTATGCAGGTGTTATTTTCATACCCCTGGCCGGGAAATGTGCGCGAATTACAACACGCCATTGAGCACGCCGTCATCTTCGCGAAGGGCGCAACCGTCGAGCCGCGAGACATGCCGCCCGAAATTACATCCGGTCAAACTCCCATCTTCGCCGCACGGATGGAAGCCAGTAGCAACGATGGCAAGAACATACTGATTCCACTTGGGATGCCGCTCGAAGACGCCGAACTGGAAATCATTCGACAGACCTTGGAGAATGTCGGCGGCAACAAGGAAGAAGCCGCCCGCGTATTGGGGTTGTCAAGAAGCTCTCTGTATCGACGCTTGCCGAAATTGCGTGAGTTGGAGGAGTCAGCATTAGAAAAGTAA